ACGGAACTATGGCAGTAGTTTTACCGCATGGCGTATTATTCCGCGGTAGCAGTGAAGAAGCAATCCGCAAAGTTTTAATCAAAAACCAAAATGTACTCGATGCAGTAATCGGCTTGCCTGCCAACTTATTTTATGGCACAAGTATTCCAACTTGTATTCTCGTCTTCAAGAAAAACCGAGGCGAAAACAGCGATAATATTTTATTTATTGATGCCTCAAAAGAATTTGAAAAAGGCAAAAACCAAAATTTATTGACTGATGAACATATAGATAAAATCATTAAAACGTATAAAGAACGCCAAGATGTAGATAAATATGCCCATGTTGCCCCAATGGCAGAAATAGAAGAAAATGACTATAATCTCAATATTCCTCGCTATGTAGATACATTTGAAGAAGAAGAACCAGTCAATTTACAAGCAGAATTTACCGCATTGACTGCACTTCAAAACGAAGCAAGAGATATTGATATCGAACTAGATAAATACTTCCAAGAATTGGGGTTAAAATAATGAATGTACCAAAATTAAGATTTAAAGAATTCACTGATGAATGGCAGAAAGTTCCTTTAAATTCATTTACTAATATATTGGGTGGATACGCCTTTAAAAGTGAAAATTTACTAAATTATAAAGCTAAATATCAAGTTATAAAAATGGGGAATATTAATAATAACACTTTAAATTTAGAAAAAAATCCTAGTTATTTAAATACTATTTCCCAAAAAGAAAAGCCATATTTACTTAAAAAAGATGATATTATTCTAACGCTAACAGGAACATTTGGAAAAAAAGATTTTGGATATTCTTATCAAATAAAAGATGAAACCAACCTACTTTTAAATCAAAGATTAGCTGTTTTTAAAATAATTAATTCAAATTTTTCCTCTAATTTTTTGAAATACATCTTACTAAATAATACATTTCTAAACATATTTTTTAGATTTTCTGTTGGTGGTACTGGTAATCAATCTAATGTTAGTATTCAAGATATAAAATCTTTTAAAATTCCCTTTCCCAAAATAGAGGAACAAAAGAAAATTGCTAACTTCCTTTCTACAGTAGATAAAAAAATATCAAATTTAGAAAACATTATCACTACTTTAGAAAACCAGAAAAAAGGCTTGTTACAACAAATTTTTAGCCAAAAGGTACGCTTTAAAGATGAAAACGGCAATAATTATCCAGACTGGAAAAAGAAAAATTTAGATGAAATTAGTCTTATTACTATGGGACAATCTCCTGATAGTAAATTTATCAACAATGAAAAAATTGGTATTCCTTTTTTACAAGGTAATGCTGAATTTACTAATAAATATCCTATTGAAAAATATTGGTGTACTAAACCACAAAAAATTGCAAATCCTACAGATATTTTATTAAGTGTAAGAGCTCCTGTTGGTGCTATAAATACAGCCAATAAAAAATTCTGTATTGGTCGTGGTTTATCTGCTATTTCTTTTAAATGTAATAAATTATTTGGTAAATATAGCTTAGAATACAACTTATTTCAATTAATAAAAAAAAGCCAAGGAAGTACATTTACTTCTGTTAATAAAAAAGATATTTCTGAAATACTTTTATTTGTTCCTTGTTTAGAAGAACAAACAAAAATCGCTGACTTTCTTTCAGCCTTTGACCGCAAAATCGACAACCAAAAAGCACAGCTAGAACACTGGAAGCAAATAAAAAAAGGACTATTACAGCAAATGTTCGTATAAAAAAAGCCCCAATCGGGGCTTTTTTATTTTTCCTTGTATAACTCTACTAATTCATCTAAATTCAATTTATTTAATTTAGGTAACGCATTTTTATATAAATCATTTGTTAAATATCTATTTCTATAATTGTACTTAGGATGTAATCTTTCTTCAATATCTGTTACACATTTTATACTTTTATTAAAACCATCAACCATTATAAAATATAATGCTTCTGGTTTTATTACTATTTGATCCATTAATAACGTATTGTGTGTAGTAATTATAAGTTGTCCTTTTATTAACTTATTAACAGATTCTATCAATTTTACTGTTAACAAATCATGTATACCATTTCCAAATTCATCAATTATAACAAATTTACTATCTATAGCCTTCACTAGATACGGTAATAAATCAAATAATTCATGTGTTCCTGTTGATTCAGCAGCAAAACTTATATCAAATACATTATCTTTTATTCTCTTTGTTAACATTAATTCATATTCAATACCATTATCATGCTCTACTCTTTTATAATATGCTTTTTCAACATTAGTATACAAAGTTCTTATTATTTCATCTAATACCTTTTCTAATTTATTTAACAAAGCAACATCTTTTTTCTTGATAATACCACTTTCAAAATCACACAACATTGGTGTATCTACACATAAAGACATTCTTTCTCCGCTATGATCATTTTTTATCTTGTAATTTATTTGTTTAAAATAATTTATTATTTTTATGATATTTTCCCAAACATTTTTTTCAATATATTCTTTCGTCTTATCTTCCATTTCAAAAAATAAAATGGATAACAATGTATGTTTTCCCCAATACATTTCTATTTGTTTTTTTATATTTAAAGAGAACTCTTCTGTAAGAAACACATTGTTATTTATCATAATGGAGTTTTTTTCTATATCAAATAAGCATCCTCTTTTTTTATTTATTTTATATTCTAATCTTTCTCTTACTATCGAAGTATCATCCATCTCTATATAATACTTCCCTGTAGAGCCGTCTAAGACAAAACCATATTCTAAAACCATATTTTCTTTTGAATTTTTTAGCTTATATTCTTCTATAATGCTTTCCATTTCATTATTAGATAATCTATCTTTTATCACTTCTAATATTACTTCTGACTTTAATGGTATCCCTTTCGGTATTGGTATTTTATTTTCAAAAATATCTTTTAACATATCCCTAGACCGCATAGTTACTAGTGTTTTTTTCAATAAAGCAAAAACATGAACTAGTGTTGTTTTTCCGCTACCATTAGCTCCATAAATTACAGCTATCTTTTTAGGTGTGTCTTTTCTTTTTTGTAAATTAAAACAAGTATCACTAAAAGATTTAAAATTTTTCATATTTACATATGTAAACATTTTATCATCCTTCCTTTTTGTTACTCAAATAAGTATCTCAATCGCAATTAGCCATTTTTTCTTATTTTATTCGTTTTTTTGTTAATTATGGTAACAAAATTTAAATTTTATGATAGACAAACTTTTATCAATGTGATATGATATTAATACATTAGCACTCGATTACTAACAGTGCTAATTGTTACAATATTGTACTATCTTTTTATGATATCATAATTAAATCATTAAAATCAATTAATAAATGTAACCATTATATACATTTATTATGATTTTATAATTTTAAAAATTATATCAAAAATAATGGAGGTATTACTGATGAATATACGTATTCTCTCTTCAAAAACTTATCCAGAAAATAGTCGTATTAACTATGGTGATTGCATTTTGATTGATGATAATACCAATCATACACTAATCATTTATGATTGCGGACACGAAGAACACGCTAAACAAGTCATAAAATACATGGATACTCACAATTACTCAAAAGCCACATTTATTTTATCTCATAACGATTCAGACCATTTTAACGGTCTACAAACTCTTTTAGATGCGGATAAAATTGATAAAATCATAACAACATTACTTTTAAAATACGTTGACCAAATTTTGGATGAAATCGATGATAACCGTAAAACACGCAATTCTCTAAAAAACCAAATACTGGATAAATACGATAACATCGCTAAACTTTCTGGGTATCCTATAAAGGATTACTATGAAATCAATCCTCAAATAACTTCCAATGTGAAACTTGTAGGTCCATCATTTGAATACATGATTTCTGCTGTAGCCAAACATTTAGATACTACTGAAGGTGATACAGTAGATCAAGAATCCCCTTATAATGCTACAAGCCTACTTGTAGAAGTTGCTGTAAACGGAAAAAAACTTTTGCTCACAGGAGATTGTGCATTTTCTCCTATAGAGAAGCTTGTAACAGACTATGATTACATCCAACTTCCTCATCATGGTAAAGTTAAACAGGCTGAAAAAATATTCGAAAAAAATATTTTTAAATATTATGTAGAATATTATATTTCGGACAATACTGGCAATTCTAATGGTGGTTCAGATAAATTGGATACTACTGGTCATATTGTTTATAACACTAAAATTTTAGGTAATTTATCTATTATAGATAAAAATTACACCCAAAACCATTCACTGATACCACCTATCATTGGCAGCTATGGAGAATAATCATGACCATTTATCTATTTTCATTATCTGCATTATCATCTCAAACTGAAATACTCGCTCAAAAACAATTTTTTGAGCGAGTATTTCGTCTCTATTTTACTCTCGTTAATACATCTAATATATATTATTACAAAAAAATATATTATTACAAAAAAAAATATAAAAAAACACACAACCAACTATATACGGTTTATCAATTTACCAGTATACCATCTAATGATTTATCTAATGTTGCCATATTAATTGGGCACAACTTTTTGATAACTAGCTATCTAGCTAATCATCAATTAACAGAGAAAAATCTGTATTGTATAACTTGTGACTATCATTTATTTTATTTATACAGAAAACAATATAATCTTTTTCTCTGTAAACAGATTGATAATAAGTGCTTTTTATTCGATAAAAATGCTTATAACATGAAGTTTAATCCAACTTTTGCCCATTTAATCCTTTTACAAGCAAAGAAACACCATTCTGTTGAGGAATGTTTAAGTTTAGCCTTTAATAAAATTGATATCAAGGAGATGTAGCCATGTCTAAACTTTTAAGTAAAATTAGCTCATATAACATATTAAACAATCTTGTTCCTGGATTTATGTATTACTATTTTATGGATATCTTCTTTCATATAAAACTTATTTCAGATGATACTGTTTTAAAATTTTTCTTCTTCTATTTTATAGGTATATGTATTAGCCGAATAGGTTCTTTAATTATTGAACCTATTTTAAAAATAATTCATTTTACAATACCTTTCAATCATACTAATTATATAAACGCTTCTATGAAAGACTCTAAAATAGAAGTTCTATATGAAATAAACAATTCATATAGAACCATTATTGCCCTATTTGTTTTTATCCTAATATCTTATATCTATAATTATGGATTTACAAACATTTCTTTTTCTTATCCATTTGATATTATTCTTTTCGGCTTTATTTTGTTTATGTTTTCTTACAGAAAGCAATCAAACTACATTCATAACCGAGTATCTATTGCTCTACAAGATGAAAAGACTATTTCTTAAGTAGCAAACGGCTCTTTTCTTTCAATAAATCTTCTCTCATATTGTCATTTTGCCAATAAGCTATTATACTTTCCCTACAATTACAATTTAACTTTATTCTTTTTTTGTGTTATAATAAGAAATACAGAGTATTATTCTTTGTACCTATTAACATTTTTTCTTTCAAATGTTAACATTTCTTCTTCATAAGTAAAAAGCCAAGCGTATTGTAAAAATATGTTTGGCTTTTTTCATCTTTAATATATTTATAAAAATTTTTCCAAATTCTATAAGGAGGTTTTATCTTATGTGTTATCTAATAGCTAAAGATTTTAATAGTATTGGTTCTATTGCCCTGCAAACTAATCATGGTAAAAAATTAGTAGATTTAAAAAAGAAAATCCTTTCTGTAATAGGCTATGACAATATTCAATTAGTAACAATTAGTAGACCTTCTGCCTATGGGGAATATGAACCTTATTCATTTGCTAACTCTGAAAAAGATTTTGAAAACAAAGTTTATGCTATGTATAATAAAAATAAATAATTTATTATAATTAATAAAGCTCTTACATCAATTTTTCTGTAAGGGCTTATTTTATTTGTAATTTAAAATACTTACTTATTTTATGATAATCTTATCTGTTTTTTACCATTAAAGAAATAAACAAATACACTATTGCTTTTCCTCTCTTTCGCTCTCATAATTATAATTAATAAGATTTTATGAGGTAATAATTATGGATGAGCAAAATATTTTCTATCACTACACATCAATCAATTCACTATACAGCATCATAACCAGCCGTGAACTTTGGCTGACTAATCTAAAATCTTCTAACGATAAATCAGAACGATATTATACTGTAAATCGTATGCTCAAGGATATGGACGAAATTATAGACAATTCCACTGATGATAATTTCAAACAATATCTATCTTTGCTCAAAAAGAGCTTTAATATCCATATGCCTGAACAAAGAAAATACCTGAAAAAATCAGATGGCTATTCGCTCAGTTTAACGGATAAAAAAGACAATTTATCACACTGGGAGCGATATGCTGCTGGTTATAGCGGTGTTTGTATCGGTATCAATATGGATAAATTAAATGTCAGCTTTAAGGATTATTCGCATTTTTCCATAACAGAGCTAGAAAAAATTTTGTACAGCGATGAAGAGATTTTAAATAAACTCATGCAAATTTGCTCGCGTTTTTATACATTGTTTGAAGAGCAAGTCCGTACTTATAACGAGTCTTTTCAAAAATACATTGAACAATACGGTTTTATCGTCTTAATAATCGCTTACCATAAATTAATGAACTTCGCTAAAAATAGTTATTTTGCTGATGAGCATGAATTTCGCTTGCTGTTTTATCCCAAAACCTTGATGATGAAAAAAGATTTTTTGACTATGAGCAAAAATATCATAATTCCTGAAACGTTTAAACTACTGCATGATAAATTTAACTCTTCACTTAAAAATACCGCCATTGAACAGACGCATTTTTCAGTGTTTAAAAATGAAATCCGTAGCTACCATAAACTTTGTCTATCGCATATTTGGGATAGCAAATTAATCCCTGAGATTACACTCGGCGCTATGTGCAGGCAAAACAAGCAGGAGCTTGCTCATTTTCTCAAGGCAAATGGGCTTACTAAAACGAAAATCACTATTTCTAAAATTCCAATACGATAATTTATAAATAAAATATAACTTTATTTATAATAATTAATGATTGAAGGTGTTTTTATGAGTAAAATTCAAATTGATTTAGGCGATATTACAAGACTTGATTGTGATGCTATCGTCAATGCTGCTAATAAAACACTGCTCGGCGGTGGTGGCGTAGATGGAGCAATTCACCGCGCAGCAGGGCATGAACTTTTAAATGAATGTCGCACACTCGGCGGTTGCAATACTGGTGAAGCAAAAATCACTAAAGGCTATAAATTAAAGGCAAAATATGTCATTCACACTGTTGGGCCGATTTATTCAGGCAAGGACAGCGATGCTACAAATCTTGCAAACTGCTATAAAAATTCGCTCGATTTGGCTAAAAAATACGATGTTCATTCCATAGCTTTTCCTGCAATCTCCACTGGTGTTTACCATTATCCTCTAGAAGATGCTACAAAAATTGCTATAGCAACTGTTGATACTTGGCTAAAAAATAATTCAGATTATGATATGACAATTATTTATTCTTGCTTTGATACGAAAACATACAATATGTATAAAGCGTATCTCAAGTTATAAATTTCGCTAAAAACTTACGGGAATTAGTATTTTGCTAATTCCTTTTTTTATTTTCTTATTGCTAGTTTTTAATTCTAGTGTTAGACTATTCCTTGTGTCTTTTTACAAGATACACTAAATAAATCTATAAATCCAAAAATTTACAAAGGAGGTATTTTACTTATAATGGTATATTGCAAATATAATTTGCGTACTTTAAAACAAAATTGTAAAATCCACTGTGCAATGAAATATTAAACCTTACATATTTTTTCGTTTTTTATTGACAATTTAATATTCAATCAAAGGAGAATTACTGTTGATCGCATTAAAAGAAGCTTATAACGCTGGTTTATTTAAGTCTGAACATTTAGGGAAAAATATCTCCGCAGGTATCGTTGTCGGCATCGTAGCCATGCCACTTGCTATGGCTTTCGCTATCGCAAGCGGTGTATCTCCTGCCCAAGGTATTTACACTGCTATTATTTCAGCCTTTTTCGTTTCCATCTTCGGTGGCTCTCGCGTGCAGATTGCTGGCCCTACAGGTGCATTTATCGTATTGCTCAGCGGTATCTTAATGCAATACGGCTTAGCTGGTCTACAAATCGCCACTATGATGGCTGGTATTATTTTAATTTTAATGTCGCTGGCAAAACTCGGTGATGTCATTCGCTTTATCCCTGCCCCTGTAATCGTAGGCTTTACTGCTGGTATTGGTGTTACTATTTGGGTTGGTCAATGGCAATCCTTCTTTGGTTTTCCGCCTATCGCACATGCTGAAATGTTCCATGAAAAACTTTACTTAATGATTTTAGCATTGCCACAAAGTCATATACCTACATTAATCATCAGTTTAATCAGCCTTGCGATTATTTTAATCGTGCCTAAAATTCCACTTGTGAAAAAATTGCCTACACCGCTTTGGGCAATGGTTGTCGCTACTTGTATTCAGTCTTATTTCCAATTCCCAGGCGTTGCCACTATCGGCACTGCTTTTGGTGGTATTCCGCAGGGATTGCCAAGTTTAACCATTCCCGAAATCTCTCTTTCTGATGTTTTTGCTTTAATCGGTCCTGCTTTCACGATTGCCATGCTCGGCTCTATTGAATCTTTATTATCCGCTGTCGTGGCTGACGGCATGACTGGTCATCAGCACAATTCCAATCAAGAGTTATTCGGTCAAGGACTTGCAAATATAATCTGTCCGCTTTTCGGTGGTATCGCTGCTACTGGTGCTATCGCTCGTACTGCTACGAACATTCGTCAAGGTGGTACAAGTCCACTCGCTGGTTTAGTTCACTGCGTATTTCTCGTATTTGTGCTGTTCTGTTTAGCACCGCTTGCTGAAAATATCCCACTCGCTTCCATGGCTGCTATCTTATTTGTCGTGGCTTACAATATGAGCGATGTGCCGAATTTCATTCGCTTAATTCGCGTTGCACCGCGTGCAGACTCTTTAATACTGCTCATAACTTTCTTTTTAACTATCTTCACTGATTTAGTAGTTGCCGTAAATGTCGGCGTAGTGCTCGCTATTTTGCAATTCATGCGCAAAATGGTATTTTCTGTTGATGTACACGCTATCCACCATACAGAAATCGAACCACAGTTTCAAAAAGAATTAGAACATCACCCTGAAATGCTCGTCTATACGATTGAAGGGCCGTTGTTCTTTGGTGCTGTAAATGCCTTTGAGCGTTCTCTTGCCCATATCGATAAAGACCCGAAATCTTTGATTTTGCGCTTTGAAAGTGTGCCATTCGTCGATTTGAGCGGGCTTAAAATGCTCAATGAAATCATCAAGAATTTGCAAAAACGCGGTATTGAAGTCTATCTTTGCGAAGCCAATCCGCAAGTTCGCCGCCATATGTACCGTGCTGGATTGTTCCGCACACTAGGCAGAAAACACCTCTGGCGCAAATTCTCTACTGCGCTTGAAAAATGTGAAAATGATTTAGCCGCCAAAAACGAACTAAAAGAAGATTAATCATATAACTATATGCCAAAAGCCCTATAGAATAAAATCTATAGGGCTTTTATTGTCTTCATTTATTTTTTCTATTAAAATAATCCATTATTTTATCACTAATTTCAACATTTGTTAAACCATAACCAAAACCTGCTAATTCATACGGTTGATACATTAAATATATATATCCATCTCCTCCAAGATAGTAATCTTTACTAACTCTTTTTATAATACTATGTTTTTTCAATAAAAACATATCTTCACTGTATATAGAAATAAATATATTATTTAAATCATCTGCAGAATTTATTTTAACAAAATTCTCTAATGGAATTACTTCACCTGTTTTTTTACTATATACAATAGCTTTTCCATGAATAAAACCATGCACGCCACCAGTATATTTATAAAAAGATAATATTATTGAAATATAATCTTCATCTTCGTATTTAATATCATATCTCATTCTTCCATTAATAAAATCTCCATTATCGTATTCATTTTTAAATTTATATACATAATTAGCAATATCAGTATTTATTTTATTCTGTACTTCGTTATTTTTTAAATATACTAATGGATATTTTAAACTAAGATTGATATATGACTGCTCTCCTGTCTTCACGCTTGAAGATGAACTTAATTTATAATTTATATCTCTCGATATTCTCTTATGTTCTTTTAGCAATTGTGTACTAAAAATAAATAATCTATATATTCCACCATAATCTTTAAAAATATATGTACTTTCTTCATTTTTCCAAATACATTCAATTCCATTATTAAAAGAAGGATTTCCTAAATCTTTACTTATAACATTTATAAATTCATTATAAGACAAATTTTCATAAGTAGAATAATCCACTTTTATTCCATATAATTTTTGATTACAAAAATACAAATCATAATCCCATTCTTTCATATTATTATAAAATGGTTCCACTAAATCTACGTTATAAACTACTGTATTCTTATCAATTGAATATCTTATATCCGATAAATTATATGTCCTTTGTATTTCTGATATTGGTTCTCCCCAATAAAAATTTTTTAAACCATTGCAATTAGCTGATATTACTAAATTATTTAACATAATAATACATAAAAGACATATTAATTTGAATTTAATTTTTATCATACGTCTCCCTCTTTTCATTTATTATTATTTATAAAACAAAAAGGATATTGTTGATAACTTTATATTTTATTAACAATATCCTTTTATTTTTATTTAGCTTTATTTATTTTTATATTCTTGAGCTAATTTCTTAAATATAGGCAAAGATTTTTCGATTGTTTCTCGTTTAATGCAATAAGAAGCTCTGAAATGTCCTGGGCAACCGAAGTCTGTGCCTGGTACTAATAATAAATCGTATTCCTGCGCTTTTTTGCAGAAAGCATAATCATCTGGTTCTAATGATTGAGGGAATAAATAGAATGCCCCTTCTGGTTTTACGCATTTGAAACCAGCTTCAATCAAACCATTGTATAAGAGATTGCGATTTTCTTCATATGGCGCAATATTGGAAGGTTTGCCAGCACAACGAGCGACTACGAGCTGGAACAAAGAAGATGCATTTACATGAGTGAGTACACGAGCTGCACCAGCTACTGCACCATAAACTTTGTCAAAGTCTGCAACTTCATCAGGTACTACGATATAGCCAATACGTTCACCAGGTAAGGAGAAGGATTTACTATAAGAATAGCATACGATAGAATTTGCATAATAATTAGGGATATATGGAACGAATGCACCATCATATACTATTTCACGATATGGTTCATCAGAAATCAAGAAGATTGGATGTCCGTATTCATTGGATTTATCTGTTAAAATTTGAGCTAATTGTTTGATAGTAGCTTCGCTGTAGACAACACCACTTGGATTATTTGGAGAATTGATTATGATAGCTTTTGTATTAGGTGTTATCATTTTTTCAAATTCGTCAAACTGAATTTGGAAATCATCAATTTTAGCTGGTACTACTTTTAAAGTAGCGCCGACGGATTCTACAAAGCATTTGTATTCTGGAAAATACGGTGCAAATGTGATGAATTCATCATTTGGTTCACTCAATGCTTTAAAAGCAATTGTTATTGCACCGGCTGCACCACTGGTAATAAACAGATTTTTGCCTGTGAAATGAGTGCCAAAACGATTGTTTATATCTTTTGCTAAGATTTCTCTTACTTTTGGATTGCCTGGTGCTACAGTATAGCCATGTACATCACAAGGGTCCATTTCATTTAAGATATCAATTATCGCTTGTTTAATAAAATCTGGTGCTGGAACATTTGGATTACCTAAGCTGTAATCGTAAATATTCTCCTCACCTACTTCTAACGCGCGTTTGCGTCCGTATTCAAAAATAGTACGAATTGTTGATTTTTTAGTACCAAGTTCATACATTTTTTCTGAAATCATTTTATTCACCCTTTCAAATTAAGTTAATATTAAAATCATCAAAAAGCATTGATTGCTTTATCGATAGATATTATCCATAAGATACAAAATTTCCTTAATAAAAATCTTACCACTAATTTTATCACAAATTAAGCTAAATTTTTATTCATCTTCTGCTTCGTCAAAATAGCGCATACTCGTCTTTTTCCATTCTTTTACAGAATACAACATCGTATACTTAGAAAGATTGTTTTCCTTTGCCAATTTTTGTGCTATGACTTCACATTCTTCGCGTGTATGTGCGTGTATCATTGTGTACACATTGTACGGCCAATCAGGCGTCGTATTTCTATCATAGCAATGTGAAACAGATGGACAAGCTGCCAAATTCTGTGCTATTTCATCAATTTTGTCGGCAGGCACAACCCAAGCGCAAAGCGCATTAGCTCTAAAGCCAGCTTCTACATGGCGAAGAACTGCGCCCATCTTGCGAATTTTGCCTTCTTGTTTATAAACGCGCAAGCGATTTAACAATTCTTCTTCTGAAATATTGAGTTTTTTGGCAAATTCCTTATACGGTTCTTTCACTAAAGGAAATTCATCTTGCATAATTCTGATAATCTGTTTATCCAATAAATCCATATTTTGCTCCGCTTCTAATTATTTTAATTTAAACTGTACATTAATCTTATATTTTTTATTTGATACGAGGTTCATCAATTTTTCTACGCCCTCTTGTGCTTTTATTTCATTTAAAATCTGAGTGCGCTTTTCTTCACTATGAGTCAAAAGCGTAAACCAGAGATTGTATTCTCCTTCACGCTGATAATTATGCGTAGCACCTGGATATTTATTGATAAACTGTGCTACTTTTTCCATATAACCATCTTTTACTTTAAGGGCAACGAGCGTTCCTTTATATTCCAATTTTCCAGAATCAAAGAAGGGTCCGATGCGTCTTATATAACCATGTTCTTTTAAATAGCGCAATCTTTCAATTACATTGTCTTCTGTAGTGCCGAGTATATTGGCAAGTTCTAAAAAAGGACGCTGTGCAATCGGCAAATTGCGTTGAATTAAATTCAATAGTGATTTATCAAAATTTGTAAGCATAATATAATCCTCATTTATAAAAATATCTGATTTTTATTGTAGCAAATTATCAATTATACAGTCAAGCAAATATGAATGAGCTTCACTTTTTATTAGAAGCGATATTGTATTCAGCTATCAAATAGCGTCTAATATTTTTTTAGCATTTTCAATACGCTGTGTCGTTGGTGGTTCAATGTCTTTCAGTTCATATGGTATATTTAAATTTTCCCATTTAAACACGCCTAATGTATGATATGGCAATACCTCTACGCGCTCTACAGTTTTTAATGTATCTATAAAAGCGCGCAACTGTTTTAAATACTCATCATCATCGGTGATTTGTGGCACTAATACATGGCGTATCCATATTTTTTTGCCATTCTCAGATAAACATTTTGCCATGTCGAGAATGTTTTCATTCGTTCTACCAGTTAAATTACGGTGTTTTTCATCATCGATATGCTTTATATCGAGCAGAAAAACATC
The window above is part of the Megamonas hypermegale genome. Proteins encoded here:
- a CDS encoding restriction endonuclease subunit S codes for the protein MNVPKLRFKEFTDEWQKVPLNSFTNILGGYAFKSENLLNYKAKYQVIKMGNINNNTLNLEKNPSYLNTISQKEKPYLLKKDDIILTLTGTFGKKDFGYSYQIKDETNLLLNQRLAVFKIINSNFSSNFLKYILLNNTFLNIFFRFSVGGTGNQSNVSIQDIKSFKIPFPKIEEQKKIANFLSTVDKKISNLENIITTLENQKKGLLQQIFSQKVRFKDENGNNYPDWKKKNLDEISLITMGQSPDSKFINNEKIGIPFLQGNAEFTNKYPIEKYWCTKPQKIANPTDILLSVRAPVGAINTANKKFCIGRGLSAISFKCNKLFGKYSLEYNLFQLIKKSQGSTFTSVNKKDISEILLFVPCLEEQTKIADFLSAFDRKIDNQKAQLEHWKQIKKGLLQQMFV
- a CDS encoding SulP family inorganic anion transporter — protein: MIALKEAYNAGLFKSEHLGKNISAGIVVGIVAMPLAMAFAIASGVSPAQGIYTAIISAFFVSIFGGSRVQIAGPTGAFIVLLSGILMQYGLAGLQIATMMAGIILILMSLAKLGDVIRFIPAPVIVGFTAGIGVTIWVGQWQSFFGFPPIAHAEMFHEKLYLMILALPQSHIPTLIISLISLAIILIVPKIPLVKKLPTPLWAMVVATCIQSYFQFPGVATIGTAFGGIPQGLPSLTIPEISLSDVFALIGPAFTIAMLGSIESLLSAVVADGMTGHQHNSNQELFGQGLANIICPLFGGIAATGAIARTATNIRQGGTSPLAGLVHCVFLVFVLFCLAPLAENIPLASMAAILFVVAYNMSDVPNFIRLIRVAPRADSLILLITFFLTIFTDLVVAVNVGVVLAILQFMRKMVFSVDVHAIHHTEIEPQFQKELEHHPEMLVYTIEGPLFFGAVNAFERSLAHIDKDPKSLILRFESVPFVDLSGLKMLNEIIKNLQKRGIEVYLCEANPQVRRHMYRAGLFRTLGRKHLWRKFSTALEKCENDLAAKNELKED
- a CDS encoding AAA family ATPase; amino-acid sequence: MFTYVNMKNFKSFSDTCFNLQKRKDTPKKIAVIYGANGSGKTTLVHVFALLKKTLVTMRSRDMLKDIFENKIPIPKGIPLKSEVILEVIKDRLSNNEMESIIEEYKLKNSKENMVLEYGFVLDGSTGKYYIEMDDTSIVRERLEYKINKKRGCLFDIEKNSIMINNNVFLTEEFSLNIKKQIEMYWGKHTLLSILFFEMEDKTKEYIEKNVWENIIKIINYFKQINYKIKNDHSGERMSLCVDTPMLCDFESGIIKKKDVALLNKLEKVLDEIIRTLYTNVEKAYYKRVEHDNGIEYELMLTKRIKDNVFDISFAAESTGTHELFDLLPYLVKAIDSKFVIIDEFGNGIHDLLTVKLIESVNKLIKGQLIITTHNTLLMDQIVIKPEALYFIMVDGFNKSIKCVTDIEERLHPKYNYRNRYLTNDLYKNALPKLNKLNLDELVELYKEK
- a CDS encoding O-acetyl-ADP-ribose deacetylase gives rise to the protein MSKIQIDLGDITRLDCDAIVNAANKTLLGGGGVDGAIHRAAGHELLNECRTLGGCNTGEAKITKGYKLKAKYVIHTVGPIYSGKDSDATNLANCYKNSLDLAKKYDVHSIAFPAISTGVYHYPLEDATKIAIATVDTWLKNNSDYDMTIIYSCFDTKTYNMYKAYLKL
- a CDS encoding DUF2971 domain-containing protein, whose protein sequence is MDEQNIFYHYTSINSLYSIITSRELWLTNLKSSNDKSERYYTVNRMLKDMDEIIDNSTDDNFKQYLSLLKKSFNIHMPEQRKYLKKSDGYSLSLTDKKDNLSHWERYAAGYSGVCIGINMDKLNVSFKDYSHFSITELEKILYSDEEILNKLMQICSRFYTLFEEQVRTYNESFQKYIEQYGFIVLIIAYHKLMNFAKNSYFADEHEFRLLFYPKTLMMKKDFLTMSKNIIIPETFKLLHDKFNSSLKNTAIEQTHFSVFKNEIRSYHKLCLSHIWDSKLIPEITLGAMCRQNKQELAHFLKANGLTKTKITISKIPIR
- a CDS encoding DUF6718 family protein — protein: MCYLIAKDFNSIGSIALQTNHGKKLVDLKKKILSVIGYDNIQLVTISRPSAYGEYEPYSFANSEKDFENKVYAMYNKNK